In Gemmobacter sp., the sequence ATGTGCAGCTTGTCGATCCGGTGCATCAGCTTCAGATCGGCGTCCGACACTGGGCGCGGCTTGTAATAGACGCTGCCCCGGCTGATCCCCAGCACGATGGCCTGGCGGCTGACGCTCAGCTTCGCGGTGGGATCGATCATCTTCTTGCGCTCGGCAACAGACCCGCCTTCCCGAGCGCGCCGGACAAAAAATCGTTCTCCAGCGTCAGCTCTCCGATCTTCGCATGCAGGGTCTTCACATCGATGGTCGGCTCAGGCTCAGCCTTCGGGGCTTCCCCGAACACCCCTGTCGCGCCCTCAAGGAGCTGATCGCGCCACTGCTTGATCTGGTTCGGATGAACGTCGAAATCCTGCGCCAGCTCGATCAGCGTCTTCTCGCCCTTGATCGCGGCCACCGCAACTTTCGCCTTGAATGCCGGGCTGTGGTTCCGGCGCGGTCGTCTTGCCATGGTCTTCTCCTCGCTCGCAGCATCATGCCGCTGTTGCGCAGAAAATCCACTTATCCCGGCTGTTCAGATTTCCGCAGCCAGCTCTTGACCATCTCGTGCGGTGTTTGGCGGACCTTGGCCGACATCCAGCGATACAGGTGCAGCATACAGCCGGGATAATCTCGTGCCGCTCGTAGCGCTCGGTCGGGGGCTTACGCTGGTAAGCGAAGCCATGACGGTGGCACAGTTCCCAAGCGTCGCTTATCGGCCGATTGCCGGCGAGGTCCTGCCGTTTTCAACCATCTGGTCGGCGAGCAACGACAATCCTGCATTTCGGCGATTGCTCAGTTTGGCCAAGGCGGTGGCCGTCAAACCTGTGCCGCTGGAGACTGGACGAAGCGCCGCGCCTTCGCAAAGCCCCGGTCAGTTGCGATGAACCGCTCCAGCATCGGCACGATCAGCCTGACGGGATCGGCGGCGGGCTGGCCGGTTTCGCGGGCCAGCACCTCGGCATAGGCGACCAGATCGCGGTGGAGCGGCGCGGGGAGCTCCACCGTGACTTTCACCGACTTGTCCTCCACGATGGGACCGAGTTTCAGTTTCGTCATGGTCAACCTCCTGCGGGTTCGAATACCAAGTCGCGGGTCACGATTATCCTGACCGGGAAGCCCAGTCGGATGGTCAGCGTTGGCGCGACCTGCAACTGGCGCTGGACGATCTGCTGGCCCGCCTGATTGACGGTATCCTGCGCCCCTTCGCGGATAGCCCGGATAAGCCGGTCCTCGTCGCTCGTCGCCAGCTCGGTGCCGACCGCGAGCAGCGTGGACAGCCCTGCGGCCTTCATCAGATCCCACCAATGATATTCGACGCCATCCTCAAGGCCGGCATAGCCGCTGGCATCCGCGCCCGGCAGGCGCTCCAGAACGATGGAACGGCCACCCGGCAGGATCAGGCGATTCCACACCAGCAACACGCGGCGCTGGCCGAAGGTCAAACGGGTCATAGGATTCGGCGGTGTCGAAGAAGGTCACGCCGCGGTCATGCGCGTCGTGGATAAGCCGGATCATGTCGGCCTTCTCGACGCCCGCGCCATAAACGCCCGTCATCCCCATGCAGCCGAGGCCGAGGGCCGAGACCTCAAGATTTCCAAGATTTCTGTGTTTCATCATCTGCTTCCTTAGTTCCTTGCCGGAGCCTCGACATTCGAGA encodes:
- a CDS encoding aldo/keto reductase, with protein sequence MMKHRNLGNLEVSALGLGCMGMTGVYGAGVEKADMIRLIHDAHDRGVTFFDTAESYDPFDLRPAPRVAGVESPDPAGWPFHRSGAPAGRGCQRLCRP
- a CDS encoding DUF2274 domain-containing protein, whose product is MTKLKLGPIVEDKSVKVTVELPAPLHRDLVAYAEVLARETGQPAADPVRLIVPMLERFIATDRGFAKARRFVQSPAAQV